Proteins encoded in a region of the Mustelus asterias unplaced genomic scaffold, sMusAst1.hap1.1 HAP1_SCAFFOLD_1386, whole genome shotgun sequence genome:
- the LOC144488225 gene encoding kinesin-like protein KIF22 codes for MSGRPSVPVDPPAASASRKPASRPVRVAVRLRPYQVAEDEEGQGACVRGVDTRSLEIANRRNRSESMHYHFDAFYGDDSSQQEVYMGSVKPILSHVLNGQNASVFAYGPTGAGKTHTMLGSPEQPGVVPRALLDVFRMSREQSDQLTGPSWSFAITMSYLEIYQEK; via the exons ATGTCCGGCCGGCCGAGCGTCCCCGTGGATCCCCCCGCCGCCAGTGCCTCCCGCAAGCCGGCGAGCCGCCCCGTGCGGGTGGCGGTGCGACTGCGCCCCTACCAGGTGGCCGAGGACGAGGAGGGGCAGGGCGCCTGCGTCCGGGGTGTCGACACCCGCTCGCTGGAGATCGCCAACCGGAGGAACCGCAGCGAGTCCATGCACTACCA CTTTGACGCATTTTACGGTGATGACTCTTCCCAGCAGGAAGTCTACATGGGGTCAGTCAAACCCATCCTGTCTCATGTCCTGAATGGCCAGAATGCCAGCGTCTTTGCCTATGGCCCCACGGGTGCAG GTAAGACCCACACCATGCTCGGCAGTCCTGAGCAGCCCGGGGTCGTTCCCCGCGCCCTTCTCGACGTCTTCCGCATGAGCCGGGAGCAGAGCGACCAGCTGACCGGCCCCTCCTGGTCATTCGCCATCACCATGTCTTACCTGGAGATCTACCAGGAGAAG